The segment CCCGGAATGATGTGGACGGAGCTCCATCGTCATGGTGCGGGGGCAAGGGAAAGCCGCGGGGCCCTTGTGGGACCTGCCGCGGCCTTCGGTGCTAGGCGCTGGGAGCTGCTACGCGAAGTGCCTCTTGGACTCCGGAAGCCACATCAGGACCGCTGCCGCGACGGCTACCGCCGATCCGATGAAGTTGAGATTCAGGGTGATCACTTGGAATAGAAGGGAAAACACCGCTAGCGCGCCCAGGATGGTCAGGACAAGCCGTGCCCAGCGCGAGCCCTCTTTGAGCCGGATGGCAATGAAAATGTAAAGCGCCGCGAAAATCAGGCTGAAAATCAGGCCCACAATTCCTGGGCCCACCATCATTTCTCCGAACAATCCGCGGACCGTGAAGATATTGATGAAACTGGCGACAACACCCAAAGCTGCAGCCGCAACCCACAACCAGTAGGAAACGGTCAGCTGCTGCGGCACGCCTGTAGTGTCCTGAAAGCGCTGTGCGACGTTGTTGAAGTGGAGTCCAAAGGTATTCCGCGCGGGGGCAGGATAGCCAAGTCCGGCGGGCGGGGCAGTGCTCGCGCCGGCCTGGGGCATGCCATAAGCGGGTTGCCCTGGCTGGGGGTAGCCAAGTCCAGGCGCCTGGTAGCCCGGGGCTGGCTGTTGGTAGGAGGGTGGTGCTTGGTATGAAGGGGGTTCCGGGATTCCCTGCGGAGGCTGGTAACCCGCAGGAGGGACATTGCCTGGCTGCGGTGGCTGGGCACCGGGCTGCTGAGGCTGAGGAGCTTCATTTGGGTTACTCATGGCATCACTTTAGACCTGAGGTTTAAGGATTCCTAGGAAATTCTTGGCTAATTCGCCGCTAAGTATCGGGATTTGGCCGAACAATGGGCGGGTGATTCCGCAACAAAAAAATGGCGCCTTCGGGGCTGCACGATGAATTGCGTGCAGCGCCGAAAGCGCCATTCGGGCGAGGAGCCGCGGGTATTAAGCCGCCGGTGCGATAAAGGCCAGTTCGAGGTTGATGACGACCTTGTCGCTGACCAGGACGCCACCGGCTTCGAGCACTGCGTTCCAGGTCAGGCCGAAGTCCTTGCGGCTGATGGTGGTCTCACCGGAGACGCCTGCGCGGGTGTTGCCGAACGGGTCCACCGCTACGCCGTTGAATTCGGTTTCGATGGTCACCTCTTTGCTGACGCCCTTGATGGTCAGATCCCCCACGAGGTCGAAGCCGTCGCCGTTGGCGGTGACGTGGCGGGAAACGAAAGTGATTACCGGGAACTTCTCCACGTCGAAGAAGTCCTCGCCCTTGACGTGGCCGTCGCGGTTGGCGTCGCCCGAGCCGAAGCTGGCGGTCTGGATGGTGGCGGTGATCTTGGAATCGCTCAGGCTGCTACCGAGTTCCAGGGTGGCGTCGGCTTCGGTGAACTGGCCGCGTACCTTGCTGATGCCCGCGTGCCGGACGCTGAAGCCGATCTCGCTGTGGGAGTTATCGAGGGTCCAGACGCCGGCGGTGACGTTTGCGGGAAGAGTCATGGGGTTCTCCTTGGGAAGGTGTGGTCGTAGGTCATCGGGCGTTCGATCAAGCTTAGTTGAAGTGTCAACCGAACCTTGTGCCCAGTATAAACATGCAAATACATCTTTTATTCCACCTAGAGGGAACATTCTGAAGAAACTTTCAGTTCTACGAAACGTAGAAGATTTCAGATCGCCCGCCATCTTTGAGAAACTGGTAAACATGCCCCAAGCAACTGTCCATCTGCTCCGCCATGGCGAGGTCTACAATCCCGACGGCATTCTGTACGGCAGGTTGCCGGAATTCCACCTCTCCGAACGCGGCCGCGAGATGGCCAAGATGCTCGCGGAGCATTTCGCTGCCCGCGCCGCGCAGGGGGCGAACATCGTCCACCTTGTCTCCTCGCCGTTGACCCGCGCGCAGGAAACCGCCCTTCCCACTTCCCAGGCGTTGGACCTCCGGATCCACACGGAACCGCGGATCATCGAGGCCGGGAACCACTTCGAAGGACTCAAAGCCAATATCTCCGAATTCATCAAGCCCAAGCACTGGATCGAGTACCGCAATCCGCTGCGTCCGTCCTGGGGCGAGTCCTACCAGGATCAGGTCACCCGCATGCGTGCCGCCGTCGAAGACGCCCGCCTGAAGGCCATAGAGCTCGGTGGCGACGGCGCGGAAGCCATCCTCGTCAGCCACCAGCTTCCCATCTACGCCACGCGCCTCAGCGCGGAAGGCCGCCGCCTGTGGCACGATCCCCGCAAGCGCGAATGCACCCTGACCTCCCTGACGTCACTGGTGTTCGGCGACGAAGGCAAGATCGTGCGGGTGGAGTACAGCGAACCCGCCGCCGTGCTACTGCCCGGTGCCGCGAGGACCCCCGGAGCATGACAATGGACCGAACAAGCAACAGCAAGGCCACCTCCCGCCGGAGCTTCCTCGCCGTCGGTGGAGTGGCCCTCTCTGCCTTGACCATGGGTTTGTCCGCCTGCGCCCAGGAAGACGCGCTTGCCCAGCAAGCCAAAGCCGGAGACAACAAGAATTACGTCGCCGGGGACGGTTCGGTGACCGAATTCGCCAAAGCAGACCGTAAGTCCGCCGTCGAGCTCAAAGGCACTTTGTTTGACGGAACCGCCGTAGCCCCGAAGGACCTGATCGGCAAGGTCACGGTCCTCAACTTCTGGTTCGCGGCGTGCGCCCCATGCCGGGTCGAGGCTCCGCTCCTTGAAGAACTGCACCAGGAATTCAAGAGCAAAGGCGTCCAGTTCTACGGCGTGAACCTCCGGGACGAGAAGGCGACCGCCGATGCGTTCGACCAGACGTTCAACCTCACGTACCCCAGCTTCAATGACAAGGACGGCGCGGTGCTGCTGTCTGTCTCCGGCATCGTGCCTCCCGGTGCGGTGCCCACCACGCTGGTCCTGGACAAAGAGGGCAAAGTTGCTGCCCGCGTCCTCGGCGAGATCGAGAAGAGCACCCTCAAAGCACTCATCACCACCGCGGTTGCCGAGTAGGTGGCCCGGACAGCGTGAACAGCCCTTTCGCCGAGACCATCCTGAGCGGTTCCTTGCTGCTGGCCATCCCCGTGGCCTTGCTGGCCGGACTCGTGTCCTTCCTGTCGCCGTGCGTCCTGCCTTTGGTACCCGGCTACCTCGGCTACGTGACCGGGCTGACCGGCGTCGACCTCCAGAGGCAGAAGCGCGGGCGCATGCTCGCAGGGATCGGTCTGTTCGTTCTTGGCTTCTCCCTGATTTTCGTGCTGCTTGGTGGTGCCTTCGGCCAACTGGGGACCCTCATCACGGGCCCGCAGAACGCCTGGATCACCCAATTGCTGGGCGTACTGGTGATTATCATGGGCGTCGTCTTCCTGGGCGGCTTCGGCTGGTTGCAGCGTGACGCCAAAATCCATGCCAAGCCCCCTGCCGGACTGTGGGGTGCGCCGTTGTTGGGCATCACCTTCGGGCTGGGCTGGGCACCCTGTATTGGTCCCACCTATTCCGCAGTCCAGTTGCTCAGCCTTTCCGGGGGATCGTCCGCGGCGAAGGGGGCACTTCTGGCGTTTGTCTATAGTCTTGGGCTGGGTATTCCCTTCCTGCTGATCGCCCTCGCAGTCCGCCGGGGGATGGGCGTCATGTCCTTCTTCCGCAAGCACCGCCTGGCTATCCAGCGGATGGGCGGGGGCATTCTGATCCTCCTCGGAGTCCTGATGGCCACAGGAGTGTGGGGCACCTGGGTGACCGGGTTGCAGTACTGGTTCCAAACCGATGTGAAGTTGCCGATCTGATGAGCGAGCCCGTGCAAGGTATAAAGAAGTCCAAGAAGTCAGCCGATAAAGCAATTGACACGGCTAAAGCCGAGGCAGCCCTGCCGGTCCTCGGGATCCTGGGCATGCTCCGCTGGGCCTGGACCCAGCTGACCAGCATGCGTACTGCCCTGTTCCTGCTCCTGCTCCTGGCAGTCGCGGCGGTGCCCGGTTCGCTGTTCCCGCAGCGTCCCGCGAACCCTTCGATCGTGACGCAGTACATCAGCGACCATCCGGACTATGGCAAGCTCCTCGACTCTGTGCAGCTGTACGACGTGTACTCCTCTGCCTGGTTCTCGGCCATCTACATTCTTCTGTTCATTTCCCTGATCGGGTGTGTCACGCCCCGGGCCATCGCCCACTACAAGGCCATGCGCTCGCAGCCGCCGCGGACCCCCAAGCGTCTTTCCCGCCTCCCGGAGTACGGCACGCTGGTGCTGCCCGCCGACGCCGGGATCCCGGCGTCGAAGGCTATTTCGGATGCCGCCGCAGTGCTGAAGAAGCGCGGCTACCGCGTGGAAGTGCGCGACGTCGACGGCGCCATGCCCTCGCTGGGTGCCGAGCGCGGCTTCCTCAAGGAAGTGGGCAACCTCGTCTTCCATGCATCGCTGATCGGGGTGCTGGTTTCGGTGGCCGTCGGCGGACTGTTCGGGTACAGCGGCCAGCGGATCCTGGTGGAAGGCGACACCTTCGTGAACACCTTGGTGGGTTATGACCAATTCAGCCCCGGGACCAACTTCCAGAGCAGCTGGCTCCAGCCGTACTCCATCCAGCTGGACAAGTTCGACGTCCAGTTCGATCGCGAGTCGCCGGCGCACTTCGGCCAGCCCATCGACTTCACGGCGGACGTCACCACCAAGGACACCCCGGATGCGCCCGCCAAGAAGCAGGTCCTCAAGGTGAACGACCCCGTGATGCTGGGCGACACCAGCATCTACCTGACGGGTAATGGCTACGCTCCCGTGGTGACTGTCCGGGACGGCGCCGGCAAGGTCGCCATGCAGGGACCAGTGGTGGCCAAGCTGCAAGGGGACAACTACTACTCTTCGGTAGTCATCAAAGTTCCCGATGCCAAGCCCGATCAGCTCGGTTTCGCAGGATTCTTCCTGCCTACCGCGATGGTGACCGACACGGGTGTCGCCTACAGCGGCGATCCCGAGCTCATCAACCCTCAGTTGAACCTCAACTCGTACTACGGCGATCTCGGCCTGAACAAGGGCACCCCGCAGAACGTGTTCGAGCTCGACGTAGCAAAGCTGACCCCGCTCAATGGCCGCGGCATGGCTGATAAGGCCATCGCACTGGCCCCGGGCGGCACCTACACGCTCCCGAACGGCAAAGGCACTATCACTTTTGACGGCGTCAAGAAGTACGTTGGCGTTGATATCCACCACAACCCGGGCCAAGCCACTGCGCTCGTCTTTGCGCTTTTGGCGGTTGCCGGATTGATTCTCTCGCTCTACCTGAACCGTCGCCGCGTATGGGTCCGCACGGGAACCCACGACGATGGGCGCACAATGGTGGAGTATGGTCTCCTTGCCCGCGGCGAGGACCACAGGCTTGCCGGCGAAGCCGCCGCCATCCGCGAATTGCTGCACCGTGAATGGCTGCTCCCCACGGAACAGTCCACCGACACCGTTTCTTCCTCAACCTCGAAGGACCAGTAATGCTCCCCATCAACGAAACCATGGGCCAGTACAGCGAGCTCTTCATGCTGCTCGCGGCCGGCACCTACGCGGTGGCGTTCATCGCTTTCGCGTGGGACCTCGCCAAGAGCAGCAAAGTGCTGAGGGCAGTGGACCTCAAGGCGGCCTCTTCGGTGGCAGCCGAGGCCAAGGTTCCGGTCGCCGCCGGCCGTGCGGGTGGGAACGACGTCGGGGGACCTGCCGGCCGTACTGAGCGTCCGACGTCGGCGATCACCTCCGTCAGCCAGACCGCCGGCGGTGACATGAAGTATGCCGCCGAGCGCCGCATTCCCGCCCGCGTGGCCGTGGCTGTCGCGATAATCGGCGTGGCGATCCACGGTGCCGGGGTCATCACCCGCGCGATCGGCGCAGGCCGTGTGCCGTGGGGCAACATGTACGAGTTCCTGACCACTGGTGCTTTCCTGGTGGTCGCAGTCTTCCTGCTCTCGCTCATCCGCCGAGACCTGCGTTTCCTGGGCACCTTCGTCCTGGGTCTGGCCGTGATCATGATGACGGCGGCGTCGGTGACTTACTGGACCCCGGTAGGCCACTTGGTTCCGGCGCTGCAAAGCTACTGGCTGGTCATCCACGTCTCCATCGCCGTGATGTCCGCGTCCCTGTTCACCCTGACGTTCGCCATGTCAGCCCTGCAGTTGCTGCAATCGCACCGGCAGAAAACCTTGGCGGCCGGCGGCGTGGACAAGCTGGGCTTCATGCGGCTCGTCCCGAACGCGCTGAGCTTGGAGAACCTGTCCTACCGCATCAACACCGTGGGATTCGTGGGCTGGACCTTCACCCTCATGTTCGGCGCCATCTGGGCCGAGAAAGCCTGGGGCCGTTTCTGGGGTTGGGACACCAAGGAAGTCTGGACCTTCGTGATCTGGGTGGTTTACGCCGGCTACCTGCACGCGCGCGCCACCCGCGGCTGGACGGGAACCCGCGCGGCTTGGCTGTCCATTGCGGGCTACCTGTGCGTGATCTTCAACTTCACCGTGGTCAACGTGTTCTTCAACGGCTTGCACTCATACTCGGGGCTCCCGCAGTAGCTCGGGGCGGGGTCCGCACCATTCCTGACCCTTATTGAATTAACGACGACGGCGACACTCCGCACAGGCGGGCGTGTCGCCGTCGTTCGCGTTTCAAAAGAGGTCAGGAACGGTGTGTCAGGTGTTGACGTCACCGCTGTCTTCGGCGTTGGAACCACCCTTGAGTTTGCGTGCCTTGGCTTCGAGTTCGGCCTTGAGCTTCTTTAGCCGTTCGGCTTCGGCCTGGTTCCGGCGGCGGATTTCCAGGTTGCGGAGGAAATCGGGGTCGTCGTCGGGAGCGATGGGGTGGCTCGCCGGCTGCGGGGTGGGGCGGATGGTGTAGGGGCGGCCAATCAGGAACCAGAGAAGCGCGCCAAGCACGGGCAGCAGGATCATCACGATTATCCAAGCGGTTTTGGAGATCCCCCGTGTGGTGCGCCGATCCGTGCGGATGACGTCCACCAGCCCATAGACGAAGACGAGCAAGACGGCGACAACTACAACAACGCGGAGCATACCGTCAAGTCTAGTCGCCGTAGAGTTCCGCGATAGCTGTCCGTTCAGAGTGCAATCAGGCTGGGACGCTAAACTTGATTCGTGGCTTTCCTCAAATACTCCCTGATCCGACTTGCGCTCTTCGTCCCGCTCTTCATCATCTTCGCTTTGCTGCAGACGGGTTTGTTGCTTGCGGCACTTTTCGCGGGCCTCATCGCGTTCGCTATCAGCTACCTGTTTTTCAAGAAGCAGCGCGACGCCGCCACGGCATCCATGCGTGAGCGTTTCTCCGGCCGCGCCAAGCCCATCCGCTCCGCATTGGAAATTGAAGATGCCGAGGTCGAGGACCGTCTGGTGGATGAAAACCCCGCGGTTGCTGTCGAGAACGATCGGCGCCCCAAGGAAGCCTAGAGGCTTAAAGCTGCAGGAGCGTCGGGCCGAAACGCGACATATGTGAGCGAGCGTCGGGGGAGGACGCTCGCTCACCTCATATGAACGAGCGTTAGAAGCCGTGGCTCAGTATCAGGCCCAGCGAGAACAAGACGCTATAGCCAAGATTGATCAAGCCGGTCTGCTTCAGCACCGGGATAAGGCTCTTGCGCTTCCGTCCGTTGACCATGAGCCATGCCGGCATGAGGCAGGCCGGGATCAGCAGCAATACGATCAGCATCCACGGTCTGGTCGGTGCAAGCACCACAACCAGCAGGATGGCGACTGCCAACATCAGGACGTAGCTCTCACGGGCATGCCGGTCGCCAAGCCGCACCGCCAGGGTCCGCTTGCCGGCCACCATGTCGGTCGGGATATCCCGTACGTTGTTGGCCATCAGCAGGGCGCAGGCGATCAATCCTGTTCCAATGGCGCCGATAACCGCCGGAAGACTCACTTGTCCGGCCTGCGTGTAGGTGGTACCCAAGGTTGCCACCAGTCCAAAGAAGACAAAGACAAACAAGTCACCCAGGCCCATGTAGCCATACGGATTCTTGCCGCCGGTGTAACCCCACGCGGCGAGTACGCAGCCGATGCCCACCAGGAGCAGCCACCAGGTCTGCGTCATGATTACCAGGACCAAGCCGAACATCATGGCGAGGCCGAACGCGCCGAATGCCGCCCACTTGACATGGTTTGGGCGTGCCGCGCCGGAACCTACCAGTCGGAGCGGACCCACCCGGTCCTGATCGGTGCCACGGATGCCGTCTGAGTAATCGTTGGCGTAGTTGACCCCGATCTGCAGCAGCAGCGCCACAAGGGCAGCGAGGATGGCATTCAAGATCCGGAAAGACTGCAGCTCGTAGGCGGCCGCTGTGCCGATCAGCACTGGCGCGATGGCCGCCGGCAGGGTGCGCAAGCGGGCGCCTTGAATCCATTGTGCAGCTGTTGCCACGTTCAGTACCTCGTGTTGTTTCGCATTGGGGGGAAGGCAAATGATGATCAGGGGGCTATGTCTATTCTCCCTGATGCACCTCGGTGAGCAGCTCGATCATCGCCAGCCTGTCCGGCTTTCCATTGGGGAGCATGATGAGCCCGTCCGTGGTCAGCACCGTTTTGGGAGCGAGGGCCCCCAGGGATTCCTGGCAGCGGGCCTTGTAGTCCTCAATGCTTTCCGCGGAGCTGTCCTCGACGGCAACATATGCTGCCACCGCCTGGCCCCACTCCCGGGAGGGGACCCCGGCCACGAAAGCCGCCGTCACGCCGTCGAACTTTTCGAGCTCAGCTTGGATGAATGCGGCGGAGGCTTTGACACCGCCCGTGATGATGACGTCGTCGGCCCGTCCCAGCACGGTGAGTGTACCGTCGCCTGCGAGCTCCCCGAGATCGTTGGTGCGGTACCAACGGGTGCCGTCCTCGTCGAAGAACGCCTCGGCAGTCGCCTCCGGCGCGTCCAGATAACCGGAAGCCACGGTGTCGCCGCCCAGGAGGACCCGGCCGTCGTCGTCGAGCCGGACGCTGACACCGTCCAGCGGCCTTCCGTCGTATACGCAACCGCCGCACGTCTCGGCCGAGCCATAGGTGGTCACCACCTTCACCCCGGCCTCCCTGGCGGCGTCCAGCAGCGCGGCGGGTGCCGGCGCCCCGCCCAGGAGGATGGCGTTGAAGCGGCGGAGGGCCGCGAGGGTTTCCGCGGAGGGCGAGTCCAGGAGGCGCTGCAACTGGGTGGGCACCAAGGACGTGAAGCGGACGGTGTCCGTCAGCTCCCCGGCGGCGGCAGTGAAGGCCTCCGGAGTGAAGCCGTTCGAGAGGTCCATGGCCCATGGACGCGTTCCGGCGAAAAGGGAACGGACCAACACCTGGACCCCGGCAACGAATTGCAACGGCAAGGCAAGGAGCCATTGTCCCTCGCCCCGGAGCGCCATCGCCGTGGCCATGGAGGAAGCCGCGAGCTGATCGACCGTGAGCACTGTGGCCTTGGGCGTTCCGGTGGAGCCCGAGGTGCGGACCACCACTGCGGCGTCCTCGAAACCGGGCGTTTCGACCGCGACGGCACGCGGGGTGCCGTCCTCCGCAGCGACGATTCCGACGGCGGGACCCTCCCCGTGGAGGGCGGCGGCCAAGGCCTTGAGAACGGGATCGATGTTCACGGGCGAGTCCTAGAAGTAGTAAGGGAAGGCGGACCAGTCCGGATCGCGCTTCTCAAGGAAGGCTTCCTTGCCCTCCACGGCCTCGTCCGTCATGTAGGCCAGGCGGGTGGCTTCACCCGCGAAGACTTGCTGGCCGGCCAGGCCGTCGTCGGCCAAGTTGAAGGCGAACTTGAGCATGCGGATGGCCTGCGGGGATTGGCGGGCTATATCCGCGGCATACTCCAGGGCAACTTCCTCCAGGCGCTCATGGTCCACGGCCTCATTCACGGCACCCATTCTGACCATGTCCTCCGCGGAATACTCGCGGGCCAGGAAGAAGATCTCGCGGGCGGCTTTCTGCCCGATCTGGCGGGCCAGAAGCGCAGAGCCGTATCCGGCGTCGAAACTTCCCACGGTAGCGTCGGTCTGCTTGAACTTGCCGTGCTGGCGCGAGGCAATGGTGAGGTCCGAGACGACGTGCAGCGAGTGCCCGCCGCCAGCTGCCCAGCCGTTCACGACGGCGATGACCACCTTGGGCATGGTCCGCATGAGCCGCTGGACTTCCAGGATGTGCAGGCGGCCGGCCCGGGCGGGGTCGACGCTCTCCTGGGTCTCGCCGTCAGCATAGCGATACCCGTCCCTGCCGCGGATCCGCTGGTCGCCGCCGGAACAGAAGGAATGGCCGCCATCCTTGGGGGACGGACCATTGCCGGTGAGGAGCACCGTGGCGACATCCGGGGTCATGCGGGCGTGGTCCATGGCGCGGTAGAGCTCGTCAACTGTGCCGGGCCGGAAGGCGTTACGGACTTCCGGGCGGTTGAAGGCAATCCGGACTGTGGGGAGGTCCTTCGTGACTTTCCCGTCTGCGTCCCGCTCCACCTGCCTGTGGTACGTCATGTCCTGGAAATCGTCGAAACCGGACACAGTGCGCCAGCGCGATGGGTCAAAGACGTCGGATACCTTGGCTGGGAAGTCGTTGCTCACCCTCCGAGTGTAGTAATCCGCTCAGCTTATGCAGAACTCGTTGCCTTCGGGAGCGGCCATGGTGTGCCATTCGTGGGGGCCTTGCTTGGCGGTCCAGAGGTATTTCGCGCCCCGGGCTTCCAACGCGGCGCGGACCCAGTCCTTGTCCTGGCCGTTGAGGCGTACGTCCCAGTGGACGCGGTTCTTGACGGTCTTGTCTTCCTTGGCGGCCTGGAACAGGAAGCGCCTGCGGGTGTTCCTTGTCCTGGTCCTCCGACGGGCCAATAGCGGCGCCGTCCTTCCACACGAGTTTGCCCTGGTGGGTCATGGTTTCAGCCTCCGCGGCGAAGCCTTGATCGATCATGGAACGGATGAACGCTTCGTCCTGGGGTTCCACTATCCAGTCGAGCGTTTCGGCCCACCAATCGGCGAGGACAGTTCCGGTCCGGGGCGCCCAACTAGCTCGCATTTGTTGTCGCTATGGGCCCTCATAATGACAACAAATGCGAGCTAGTTGGGGCGGGGCGGGTGGTTATCCGCCCAGCAGTTGCGGCGGGATGGCATAGATCAGCAGGACGGCCAAGAGATTCTTGGCTGCATGGACGAAATAGGAGAACATTACGTTCTTTCCCGTCCAGACGTAGACAGCCACCAGGACGACGCCCATTCCGAGGTACGGAACCAGCGCGGGAAGGACCAGGCCTTCACGCCCCACCACGTGGATGGCGGCGAAGCACAGCACGGACAAGACGCAGCAGAGCCAAACATTAACGTGCCGGGACAGCTTGCCGATGAGCAAGTGCCGGAAAAGGTATTCCTCCACAAAAGGACCGAGCACCACCAGCAACGGCACCACGAACCATACCGGCAGCTGCTGGACCAGCGACTGGAGGCCCAGTTGGTTCTGCGATTCCTTGACGGAGCCGGTA is part of the Arthrobacter methylotrophus genome and harbors:
- a CDS encoding AMP-binding protein, producing the protein MNIDPVLKALAAALHGEGPAVGIVAAEDGTPRAVAVETPGFEDAAVVVRTSGSTGTPKATVLTVDQLAASSMATAMALRGEGQWLLALPLQFVAGVQVLVRSLFAGTRPWAMDLSNGFTPEAFTAAAGELTDTVRFTSLVPTQLQRLLDSPSAETLAALRRFNAILLGGAPAPAALLDAAREAGVKVVTTYGSAETCGGCVYDGRPLDGVSVRLDDDGRVLLGGDTVASGYLDAPEATAEAFFDEDGTRWYRTNDLGELAGDGTLTVLGRADDVIITGGVKASAAFIQAELEKFDGVTAAFVAGVPSREWGQAVAAYVAVEDSSAESIEDYKARCQESLGALAPKTVLTTDGLIMLPNGKPDRLAMIELLTEVHQGE
- a CDS encoding 1,4-dihydroxy-2-naphthoyl-CoA synthase, whose translation is MSNDFPAKVSDVFDPSRWRTVSGFDDFQDMTYHRQVERDADGKVTKDLPTVRIAFNRPEVRNAFRPGTVDELYRAMDHARMTPDVATVLLTGNGPSPKDGGHSFCSGGDQRIRGRDGYRYADGETQESVDPARAGRLHILEVQRLMRTMPKVVIAVVNGWAAGGGHSLHVVSDLTIASRQHGKFKQTDATVGSFDAGYGSALLARQIGQKAAREIFFLAREYSAEDMVRMGAVNEAVDHERLEEVALEYAADIARQSPQAIRMLKFAFNLADDGLAGQQVFAGEATRLAYMTDEAVEGKEAFLEKRDPDWSAFPYYF
- a CDS encoding DUF4229 domain-containing protein; its protein translation is MAFLKYSLIRLALFVPLFIIFALLQTGLLLAALFAGLIAFAISYLFFKKQRDAATASMRERFSGRAKPIRSALEIEDAEVEDRLVDENPAVAVENDRRPKEA
- a CDS encoding cytochrome c biogenesis CcdA family protein codes for the protein MNSPFAETILSGSLLLAIPVALLAGLVSFLSPCVLPLVPGYLGYVTGLTGVDLQRQKRGRMLAGIGLFVLGFSLIFVLLGGAFGQLGTLITGPQNAWITQLLGVLVIIMGVVFLGGFGWLQRDAKIHAKPPAGLWGAPLLGITFGLGWAPCIGPTYSAVQLLSLSGGSSAAKGALLAFVYSLGLGIPFLLIALAVRRGMGVMSFFRKHRLAIQRMGGGILILLGVLMATGVWGTWVTGLQYWFQTDVKLPI
- a CDS encoding histidine phosphatase family protein, yielding MPQATVHLLRHGEVYNPDGILYGRLPEFHLSERGREMAKMLAEHFAARAAQGANIVHLVSSPLTRAQETALPTSQALDLRIHTEPRIIEAGNHFEGLKANISEFIKPKHWIEYRNPLRPSWGESYQDQVTRMRAAVEDARLKAIELGGDGAEAILVSHQLPIYATRLSAEGRRLWHDPRKRECTLTSLTSLVFGDEGKIVRVEYSEPAAVLLPGAARTPGA
- a CDS encoding 1,4-dihydroxy-2-naphthoate polyprenyltransferase — translated: MATAAQWIQGARLRTLPAAIAPVLIGTAAAYELQSFRILNAILAALVALLLQIGVNYANDYSDGIRGTDQDRVGPLRLVGSGAARPNHVKWAAFGAFGLAMMFGLVLVIMTQTWWLLLVGIGCVLAAWGYTGGKNPYGYMGLGDLFVFVFFGLVATLGTTYTQAGQVSLPAVIGAIGTGLIACALLMANNVRDIPTDMVAGKRTLAVRLGDRHARESYVLMLAVAILLVVVLAPTRPWMLIVLLLIPACLMPAWLMVNGRKRKSLIPVLKQTGLINLGYSVLFSLGLILSHGF
- the ccsB gene encoding c-type cytochrome biogenesis protein CcsB, producing the protein MLPINETMGQYSELFMLLAAGTYAVAFIAFAWDLAKSSKVLRAVDLKAASSVAAEAKVPVAAGRAGGNDVGGPAGRTERPTSAITSVSQTAGGDMKYAAERRIPARVAVAVAIIGVAIHGAGVITRAIGAGRVPWGNMYEFLTTGAFLVVAVFLLSLIRRDLRFLGTFVLGLAVIMMTAASVTYWTPVGHLVPALQSYWLVIHVSIAVMSASLFTLTFAMSALQLLQSHRQKTLAAGGVDKLGFMRLVPNALSLENLSYRINTVGFVGWTFTLMFGAIWAEKAWGRFWGWDTKEVWTFVIWVVYAGYLHARATRGWTGTRAAWLSIAGYLCVIFNFTVVNVFFNGLHSYSGLPQ
- a CDS encoding TlpA family protein disulfide reductase; the protein is MTMDRTSNSKATSRRSFLAVGGVALSALTMGLSACAQEDALAQQAKAGDNKNYVAGDGSVTEFAKADRKSAVELKGTLFDGTAVAPKDLIGKVTVLNFWFAACAPCRVEAPLLEELHQEFKSKGVQFYGVNLRDEKATADAFDQTFNLTYPSFNDKDGAVLLSVSGIVPPGAVPTTLVLDKEGKVAARVLGEIEKSTLKALITTAVAE
- a CDS encoding YceI family protein; the protein is MTLPANVTAGVWTLDNSHSEIGFSVRHAGISKVRGQFTEADATLELGSSLSDSKITATIQTASFGSGDANRDGHVKGEDFFDVEKFPVITFVSRHVTANGDGFDLVGDLTIKGVSKEVTIETEFNGVAVDPFGNTRAGVSGETTISRKDFGLTWNAVLEAGGVLVSDKVVINLELAFIAPAA
- a CDS encoding PLD nuclease N-terminal domain-containing protein, yielding MLRVVVVVAVLLVFVYGLVDVIRTDRRTTRGISKTAWIIVMILLPVLGALLWFLIGRPYTIRPTPQPASHPIAPDDDPDFLRNLEIRRRNQAEAERLKKLKAELEAKARKLKGGSNAEDSGDVNT
- a CDS encoding lysostaphin resistance A-like protein, whose translation is MGTIPPAGRLYRFTGLDAAAFGLYVALAAVLSLATAPVTAMAEQIFPDPATAVFAINLAFYASVGLVAVTAARRVIRRDLLILATRPWFTLAMIPLSIVAMLVLTAVLVTVTGSVKESQNQLGLQSLVQQLPVWFVVPLLVVLGPFVEEYLFRHLLIGKLSRHVNVWLCCVLSVLCFAAIHVVGREGLVLPALVPYLGMGVVLVAVYVWTGKNVMFSYFVHAAKNLLAVLLIYAIPPQLLGG
- the resB gene encoding cytochrome c biogenesis protein ResB, with amino-acid sequence MSEPVQGIKKSKKSADKAIDTAKAEAALPVLGILGMLRWAWTQLTSMRTALFLLLLLAVAAVPGSLFPQRPANPSIVTQYISDHPDYGKLLDSVQLYDVYSSAWFSAIYILLFISLIGCVTPRAIAHYKAMRSQPPRTPKRLSRLPEYGTLVLPADAGIPASKAISDAAAVLKKRGYRVEVRDVDGAMPSLGAERGFLKEVGNLVFHASLIGVLVSVAVGGLFGYSGQRILVEGDTFVNTLVGYDQFSPGTNFQSSWLQPYSIQLDKFDVQFDRESPAHFGQPIDFTADVTTKDTPDAPAKKQVLKVNDPVMLGDTSIYLTGNGYAPVVTVRDGAGKVAMQGPVVAKLQGDNYYSSVVIKVPDAKPDQLGFAGFFLPTAMVTDTGVAYSGDPELINPQLNLNSYYGDLGLNKGTPQNVFELDVAKLTPLNGRGMADKAIALAPGGTYTLPNGKGTITFDGVKKYVGVDIHHNPGQATALVFALLAVAGLILSLYLNRRRVWVRTGTHDDGRTMVEYGLLARGEDHRLAGEAAAIRELLHREWLLPTEQSTDTVSSSTSKDQ